Proteins found in one Anopheles aquasalis chromosome 3, idAnoAquaMG_Q_19, whole genome shotgun sequence genomic segment:
- the LOC126578516 gene encoding collagen alpha-1(I) chain, producing the protein MELFWMLGVSVVLVFQLPAGVHSDQTDFNHINSDGSFAFGLKNSDTPGAHYHTASGNPKTIVRGRYGSRQPDTGRVEETVYTAGPRGFRARGPKIHRKQSLSQVPRGPIGTPDDPQADPYDDPSYDFQFKTRNYQRREGSDSNGRVNGLYSYIDDVGEKHSVRYSAGSGTGYEVANPVPDAPNTIAYESPLYKTHKQVRGKVAFESGPTGSGQYKLLSVGPDQRRAETTGPDGVTRGSYSYLDDKGVQRTVQYIAGAGIGYKVVQSTVGAGTHRLPQPNFGISHVEQSDIGDNNNPTYQTAPSGSASERPPSAASGSYDHVARPSATGYDGGSGRPTAPGGYDPPTGPSGSGSPTGSGYPDSGRPTGQGYDEESFDGKRPTTPSSVRPPSSSTDRSPIGIGGDDSSSREKYPPGLADDPSDHELGGYGDDTIIGLVPPKYDFESPSGPAGSPTDDGGGDDDQPGSPLSGPFDVGISSGPSGPAPYPSFGESAAPDTNAYNSNDFASFPEVSYDQKKLEDDRKKDWRDFAKDSTIIKNVGDWYVGLAPGASVRAHIQNIDLLPYGGRAPSPGDALRRDTQAQAGSRSDGNDRTKQQQQYAERRQYLSEAHSRRG; encoded by the exons GGCCAGTGGTAACCCGAAAACCATCGTCCGCGGTCGCTACGGAAGCCGCCAGCCGGATACGGGGCGCGTCGAGGAAACGGTCTATACCGCCGGTCCACGAGG GTTCCGTGCCCGTGGTCCCAAGATCCACCGAAAGCAGAGCTTATCGCAGGTCCCCCGAGGACCCATCGGTACCCCGGACGATCCGCAGGCCGATCCGTACGATGATCCGAGCTACGACTTTCAGTTCAAAACGCGCAACTATCAGCGACGTGAAGGATCGGATAGTAATGGGCGCGTTAACGGGCTGTACAGCTACATCGATGACGTCGGTGAGAAGCACTCGGTAAGGTATTCCGCTGGCAGTGGCACCGGGTACGAGGTAGCGAACCCGGTGCCGGATGCACCGAACACGATCGCCTACGAGAGTCCACTGTACAAGACGCACAAGCAGGTGCGCGGTAAGGTGGCGTTCGAGAGTGGCCCCACGGGTTCTGGGCAGTACAA ATTACTCTCCGTTGGGCCAGACCAACGACGAGCGGAAACGACCGGTCCGGATGGTGTAACGCGCGGTTCCTACTCCTATCTGGACGATAAGGGAGTACAGCGAACGGTCCAGTACATTGCCGGAGCCGGGATTGGCTACAAGGTGGTACAGAGCACCGTAGGAGCCGGAACGCATCGACTCCCGCAGCCCAACTTCGGTATCAGTCACGTGGAGCAGAGCGACATCGGTGATAACAACAATCCGACCTATCAGACGGCTCCTTCCGGTTCGGCAAGTGAGCGACCACCGTCGGCGGCGAGTGGTAGCTATGATCACGTTGCGCGTCCCTCGGCAACTGGATACGACGGTGGATCGGGACGACCGACCGCGCCCGGTGGCTATGATCCACCAACCGGGCCATCCGGTTCAGGGTCACCAACGGGATCGGGTTATCCGGACAGtggccggccgaccggtcAGGGGTACGACGAAGAAAGCTTCGATGGTAAACGCCCAACAACGCCATCGAGCGTACGGCCACCGAGCTCGAGCACGGATCGTTCACCGATCGGAATTGGTGGCGATGATTCGAGCTCGCGTGAAAAGTATCCTCCGGGGTTGGCGGATGATCCATCGGATCACGAGCTCGGTGGGTATGGCGACGATACGATCATTGGACTGGTGCCACCAAAGTACGACTTTGAGTCGCCCTCGGGACCGGCTGGCTCTCCGActgacgatggcggtggtgatgacgatcaACCGGGATCTCCACTGTCCGGTCCATTCGATGTGGGCATCTCGAGTGGTCCGTCCGGACCGGCACCATATCCGAGCTTCGGTGAATCGGCGGCACCGGACACAAACGCGTACAACTCGAACGATTTCGCCAGCTTCCCCGAGGTGTCGTACGATCAGAAGAAACTGGAGGATGACCGGAAGAAGGATTGGCGGGATTTTGCCAAGGATTCGACCATCATCAAGAATGTGGGCGATTGGTACGTTGGGCTGGCACCGGGTGCATCCGTCCGTGCGCACATACAGAACATCGATCTGCTGCCGTACGGTGGCAGGGCTCCCTCTCCGGGTGATGCGCTGCGGCGCGATACCCAAGCGCAAGCCGGTTCAAGGTCAGATGgcaacgatcgaacgaagcaacagcaacagtacgcAGAAAGGCGACAGTACTTATCGGAAGCACATTCCAGACGGGGTTAG
- the LOC126576756 gene encoding tsukushi-like: MNQVSFVFLVSLAAVLMLPLPPAFAARIPIFCAPDTSCTVENVTATENDSFQLIGSILQAYSVAFVNCRLYSLPQIPQARQVYASNSDLVRLYTSTFVNVEYLDVSYNHLEEFSSSATERPDQLRNLELQGNVALTNFTFLRSLTRLNTLNMAEMNLEGFDFDLLSSMPRLSNLNMSHSNISELSANISGRIVDLRGNAITRIVSNAFPCYNRYNYGECKIDLSNNNISNIEKDAFNEVSYVNLKNNNISDGIHPNAFKGVTKLILSNNDLSNFEFLQQLQTLRTLNLSYVPYFSRCTDSCNVFGTLRNLEILDLSNNEITELPVGIFSGLVSLNALNLRKNSISYIEYGTFAMPIREPNWSPNSNAIAEVDLSYNRINALDFSLFTSGRSIGRLLLHGNLIQYIPDDLAQFGLSTLGLQNTQVTCANLVNLKLKSISVVNDHDDKPVFNKPNVRGIPCISQRNK, encoded by the coding sequence ATGAACCAAGTGAGCTTCGTGTTCCTCGTGAGTTTGGCGGCCGTtttgatgctgccgctgccaccagccTTTGCAGCAAGGATTCCGATTTTCTGTGCTCCCGATACTAGCTGTACGGTGGAGAATGTAACAGCCACCGAGAACGATTCATTCCAGTTGATTGGCTCCATTCTGCAAGCCTACAGTGTTGCATTTGTGAACTGCCGGCTGTATAGCCTTCCGCAGATCCCTCAAGCTAGACAAGTTTATGCCAGCAATAGCGATCTTGTGCGACTGTATACGAGCACTTTTGTTAACGTGGAATATTTGGACGTGTCTTACAATCACCTGGAAGAATTCTCATCAAGTGCAACGGAGCGTCCGGATCAGCTTAGAAATCTAGAATTGCAAGGAAATGTAGCGCTGACGAACTTCACATTTCTGCGTTCGCTTACGAGGCTGAATACTTTGAACATGGCAGAGATGAATCTAGagggattcgatttcgatttgttgAGCTCCATGCCGAGACTTTCGAATCTGAATATGAGTCACAGTAATATCAGTGAGCTATCGGCTAATATCAGTGGAAGGATCGTCGATCTGAGAGGAAACGCCATCACCCGTATTGTCTCGAACGCCTTTCCCTGTTACAACCGTTATAACTATGGGGAATGCAAAATCGACCTCTCGAataacaacatcagcaacatcgAGAAAGATGCGTTCAATGAAGTATCTTATGTTAATttaaagaacaacaacatcagtgACGGCATTCACCCGAACGCGTTTAAAGGCGTTACTAAACTGATCCTCTCCAACAACGATTTGAGCAACTTTGAATTTCTCCAGCAACTACAAACTCTGCGGACGCTTAACCTGTCGTATGTACCCTACTTTAGCAGATGCACTGATTCATGCAACGTTTTTGGGACGCTCCGGAATCTTGAGATACTCGATCTATCAAACAATGAAATCACCGAGTTGCCTGTGGGCATCTTCAGCGGGCTCGTCTCTCTAAATGCTTTGAACTTGCGCAAAAATAGCATCAGCTACATCGAGTATGGTACTTTTGCAATGCCAATCCGTGAGCCAAACTGGTCACCAAATAGTAATGCCATCGCCGAAGTGGACCTATCGTATAACAGGATAAATGCGCTCGACTTTAGCCTATTCACCTCGGGTCGTAGTATTGGCAGGCTGTTGTTGCACGGCAATCTAATCCAGTACATTCCCGATGATCTCGCCCAGTTCGGTCTATCGACACTAGGCCTTCAAAACACGCAAGTCACATGTGCGAATCTGGTTAATCTCAAGTTAAAAAGTATCTCTGTTGTTAATGATCAC